From Apium graveolens cultivar Ventura chromosome 9, ASM990537v1, whole genome shotgun sequence, the proteins below share one genomic window:
- the LOC141683483 gene encoding uncharacterized protein LOC141683483 isoform X2: protein MFEAVHEIAIYIHRFHNLDLFQQGWYQLKITLRWEDGDSSSVGFPSRVVQYEAPDLGSDDVYGVWKIDDTDHSFSSQPFRIKYARQDVLLSLMVSFNLPHDRSKGVSTTAVILKFELMYAAVLGNRSTLQASLDVPAAVHEFRIPPKALLGLHSYCPVHFDAFHSVLVDVSLHITLLKGGVHNSSKKSPSDFWADKVGAGGNYDKSKQVVLVKALFGARDLFLEDLHKLSRGISKTINFTNLTSKFNERNLPPKVGLGTADAEVHNLASRISLNLVEKGNGNIDLRSDFIQSLSTDELFGAFLSLGDQLLYLWNVFLQFHRANKTKILEILRDTWASDRKAEWSIWMVYSKVEMPNQYISSDVDGASQQALRRKALVLRKLNEDPAQAAATRAELHRRSIAQMRINNRSIQDMHIFGDPSRVPIIIVERVANAPRRTASGDSYFSYLDQKHTHGMQSETGVKSTKKLSGTAPRSSRSLKIVIFVHGFQGHHLDLRLVRNQWLLMDPKIEFLMSEANEEKTSGDFREMGLRLAQEVVSFVKKKMDKASRSGMLSNIKISFVGHSIGNVILRTALAEDIMEPYLRYLYTYVSISGPHLGYLYSSNSLFNSGLWLLKKLKGTQVIHQLTFSDDVELRNTFFYNLSKQKTLDKFKNIILMSSPQDGYVPYHSARMEMCQASSGDYSKKGKVFLEMLNNCLDQIRAPSSEQRVFMRCDVNFDISLQGRNLNTFIGRAAHIEFLETDSFARFIMWSFPELF, encoded by the exons ATGTTTGAAGCAGTTCACGAGATCGCCATTTACATTCATAGATTTCATAATCTCGATCTTTTTCAACAAGG ATGGTATCAGCTAAAGATTACTTTGAGATGGGAAGATGGTGACTCCTCTTCTGTAGGCTTTCCATCAAGGGTTGTTCAATATGAAG CTCCGGACTTGGGATCTGATGATGTGTATGGAGTATGGAAGATAGATGATACTGATCATAGTTTCTCATCTCAGCCTTTCCGAATTAAATATGCCAGGCAGGACGTTCTTCTTTCACTCATGGTCTCTTTTAACTTACCCCATGATAGATCAAAG GGTGTATCCACAACTGCTGTTATACTGAAATTTGAGCTAATGTATGCTGCTGTTCTGGGAAACCG TTCTACTTTGCAGGCTTCTCTGGATGTACCTGCTGCAGTTCATGAATTTCGTATCCCACCAAAAGCTCTTCTGGGATTGCATTCATATTGCCCTGTTCATTTTGATGCCTTCCATTCTGTGCTTGTCGACGTGAGTTTACACATTACCTTACTGAAAGGTGGTGTTCATAACTCCTCAAAAAAATCACCGAG TGATTTCTGGGCTGATAAGGTTGGTGCAGGTGGCAATTACGATAAATCAAAGCAG GTTGTGCTTGTCAAAGCTCTATTTGGTGCTCGTGATTTGTTTCTTGAAGATCTGCATAAACTCAGCAGGGGAATAAGTAAAACAATAAATTTTACTAACCTGACTTCCAAGTTTAATGAGAGAAATTTACCTCCAAAAGTGGGTTTGGGAACTGCAGATGCTGAAGTGCACAATCTAGCGTCAAGAATATCACTGAACCTTGTCGAG AAAGGTAATGGTAATATTGATTTGCGAAGTGACTTTATTCAGTCATTATCCACGGATGAACTATTCGGTGCTTTCCTTTCTCTTGGGGACCAGTTGTTGTATCTATGGAATGTGTTTCTACAGTTCCACAG GgctaataaaacaaaaattctgGAAATTCTCCGTGACACATGGGCGAGTGATAGAAAAGCTGAATGGTCAATATGGATGGTATACTCTAAAGTTGAGATGCCTAACCAGTATATAAGCAGTGACGTTGATGGGGCTTCACAACAAGCTCTTCGTAGGAAAGCCCTTGTTCTACGGAAGCTAAATGAAGAT CCAGCCCAGGCTGCTGCTACACGTGCAGAGCTTCATCGGCGCAGTATTGCTCAGATGAGA ATCAATAATCGCTCCATTCAAGACATGCATATATTTGGAGATCCATCACGAGTTCCAATCATAATAGTAGAACGAGTTGCGAATGCACCAAGGCGTACTGCGAGCGGAGATTCATACTTCAGCTACCTTGATCAGAAGCATACACATGGCATGCAATCTGAAACTGGTGTCAAGTCAACAAAGAAGTTATCTGGTACAGCCCCAAGAAGTAGCCGCAGTTTGAAGATCGTTATCTTTGTCCATGGCTTTCAG GGACACCATCTGGACTTGAGGCTTGTCCGAAATCAGTGGCTTTTAATGGATCCAAAAATAGAGTTTCTTATGTCAGAAGCAAATGAAGAGAAAACATCTGGAGACTTTAGAGAAATGGGACTAAGACTGGCTCAAGAAGTAGTTTCTTTTGTCAAAAAGAAAATGGATAAAGCCTCTCGATCTGGAATGTTAAGCAATATAAAGATCAGCTTTGTTGGGCATTCTATTGGAAATGTCATTTTAAGAACTGCATTAGCAG AGGACATCATGGAGCCATATTTAAGATACTTGTACACATATGTTTCTATATCTGGTCCGCATTTAGGTTATCTATATAGTTCAAACTCTTTATTCAATTCTGGGCTGTGGCTTTTGAAGAAATTGAAAGGTACTCAGGTCATTCATCAGCTCACTTTCAGTGATGATGTGGAACTGCGGAATACTTTCTTTTACAATCTATCAAAG CAAAAGACCTTAGATAAGTTCAAGAACATTATCCTGATGTCATCACCACAG GATGGTTACGTTCCATATCACTCTGCTAGGATGGAAATGTGTCAGGCATCTTCCGGAGACTATTCAAAAAAGGGAAAAGTATTTTTAGAGATGCTCAATAACTGTTTGGATCAGATTCGAGCCCCATCCTCAGAGCAGCGGGTATTCATGCGATGTGATGTCAACTTTGATATTTCATTGCAAGGCAGGAACTTAAATACCTTTATTGGAAGAGCTGCTCATATAGAATTCTTGGAGACTGATAGTTTTGCAAGGTTCATAATGTGGTCATTCCCTGAATTGTTTTGA
- the LOC141683483 gene encoding uncharacterized protein LOC141683483 isoform X1 has protein sequence MFEAVHEIAIYIHRFHNLDLFQQGWYQLKITLRWEDGDSSSVGFPSRVVQYEAPDLGSDDVYGVWKIDDTDHSFSSQPFRIKYARQDVLLSLMVSFNLPHDRSKIYYQGVSTTAVILKFELMYAAVLGNRSTLQASLDVPAAVHEFRIPPKALLGLHSYCPVHFDAFHSVLVDVSLHITLLKGGVHNSSKKSPSDFWADKVGAGGNYDKSKQVVLVKALFGARDLFLEDLHKLSRGISKTINFTNLTSKFNERNLPPKVGLGTADAEVHNLASRISLNLVEKGNGNIDLRSDFIQSLSTDELFGAFLSLGDQLLYLWNVFLQFHRANKTKILEILRDTWASDRKAEWSIWMVYSKVEMPNQYISSDVDGASQQALRRKALVLRKLNEDPAQAAATRAELHRRSIAQMRINNRSIQDMHIFGDPSRVPIIIVERVANAPRRTASGDSYFSYLDQKHTHGMQSETGVKSTKKLSGTAPRSSRSLKIVIFVHGFQGHHLDLRLVRNQWLLMDPKIEFLMSEANEEKTSGDFREMGLRLAQEVVSFVKKKMDKASRSGMLSNIKISFVGHSIGNVILRTALAEDIMEPYLRYLYTYVSISGPHLGYLYSSNSLFNSGLWLLKKLKGTQVIHQLTFSDDVELRNTFFYNLSKQKTLDKFKNIILMSSPQDGYVPYHSARMEMCQASSGDYSKKGKVFLEMLNNCLDQIRAPSSEQRVFMRCDVNFDISLQGRNLNTFIGRAAHIEFLETDSFARFIMWSFPELF, from the exons ATGTTTGAAGCAGTTCACGAGATCGCCATTTACATTCATAGATTTCATAATCTCGATCTTTTTCAACAAGG ATGGTATCAGCTAAAGATTACTTTGAGATGGGAAGATGGTGACTCCTCTTCTGTAGGCTTTCCATCAAGGGTTGTTCAATATGAAG CTCCGGACTTGGGATCTGATGATGTGTATGGAGTATGGAAGATAGATGATACTGATCATAGTTTCTCATCTCAGCCTTTCCGAATTAAATATGCCAGGCAGGACGTTCTTCTTTCACTCATGGTCTCTTTTAACTTACCCCATGATAGATCAAAG ATTTATTATCAGGGTGTATCCACAACTGCTGTTATACTGAAATTTGAGCTAATGTATGCTGCTGTTCTGGGAAACCG TTCTACTTTGCAGGCTTCTCTGGATGTACCTGCTGCAGTTCATGAATTTCGTATCCCACCAAAAGCTCTTCTGGGATTGCATTCATATTGCCCTGTTCATTTTGATGCCTTCCATTCTGTGCTTGTCGACGTGAGTTTACACATTACCTTACTGAAAGGTGGTGTTCATAACTCCTCAAAAAAATCACCGAG TGATTTCTGGGCTGATAAGGTTGGTGCAGGTGGCAATTACGATAAATCAAAGCAG GTTGTGCTTGTCAAAGCTCTATTTGGTGCTCGTGATTTGTTTCTTGAAGATCTGCATAAACTCAGCAGGGGAATAAGTAAAACAATAAATTTTACTAACCTGACTTCCAAGTTTAATGAGAGAAATTTACCTCCAAAAGTGGGTTTGGGAACTGCAGATGCTGAAGTGCACAATCTAGCGTCAAGAATATCACTGAACCTTGTCGAG AAAGGTAATGGTAATATTGATTTGCGAAGTGACTTTATTCAGTCATTATCCACGGATGAACTATTCGGTGCTTTCCTTTCTCTTGGGGACCAGTTGTTGTATCTATGGAATGTGTTTCTACAGTTCCACAG GgctaataaaacaaaaattctgGAAATTCTCCGTGACACATGGGCGAGTGATAGAAAAGCTGAATGGTCAATATGGATGGTATACTCTAAAGTTGAGATGCCTAACCAGTATATAAGCAGTGACGTTGATGGGGCTTCACAACAAGCTCTTCGTAGGAAAGCCCTTGTTCTACGGAAGCTAAATGAAGAT CCAGCCCAGGCTGCTGCTACACGTGCAGAGCTTCATCGGCGCAGTATTGCTCAGATGAGA ATCAATAATCGCTCCATTCAAGACATGCATATATTTGGAGATCCATCACGAGTTCCAATCATAATAGTAGAACGAGTTGCGAATGCACCAAGGCGTACTGCGAGCGGAGATTCATACTTCAGCTACCTTGATCAGAAGCATACACATGGCATGCAATCTGAAACTGGTGTCAAGTCAACAAAGAAGTTATCTGGTACAGCCCCAAGAAGTAGCCGCAGTTTGAAGATCGTTATCTTTGTCCATGGCTTTCAG GGACACCATCTGGACTTGAGGCTTGTCCGAAATCAGTGGCTTTTAATGGATCCAAAAATAGAGTTTCTTATGTCAGAAGCAAATGAAGAGAAAACATCTGGAGACTTTAGAGAAATGGGACTAAGACTGGCTCAAGAAGTAGTTTCTTTTGTCAAAAAGAAAATGGATAAAGCCTCTCGATCTGGAATGTTAAGCAATATAAAGATCAGCTTTGTTGGGCATTCTATTGGAAATGTCATTTTAAGAACTGCATTAGCAG AGGACATCATGGAGCCATATTTAAGATACTTGTACACATATGTTTCTATATCTGGTCCGCATTTAGGTTATCTATATAGTTCAAACTCTTTATTCAATTCTGGGCTGTGGCTTTTGAAGAAATTGAAAGGTACTCAGGTCATTCATCAGCTCACTTTCAGTGATGATGTGGAACTGCGGAATACTTTCTTTTACAATCTATCAAAG CAAAAGACCTTAGATAAGTTCAAGAACATTATCCTGATGTCATCACCACAG GATGGTTACGTTCCATATCACTCTGCTAGGATGGAAATGTGTCAGGCATCTTCCGGAGACTATTCAAAAAAGGGAAAAGTATTTTTAGAGATGCTCAATAACTGTTTGGATCAGATTCGAGCCCCATCCTCAGAGCAGCGGGTATTCATGCGATGTGATGTCAACTTTGATATTTCATTGCAAGGCAGGAACTTAAATACCTTTATTGGAAGAGCTGCTCATATAGAATTCTTGGAGACTGATAGTTTTGCAAGGTTCATAATGTGGTCATTCCCTGAATTGTTTTGA
- the LOC141683483 gene encoding uncharacterized protein LOC141683483 isoform X3, whose product MYAAVLGNRSTLQASLDVPAAVHEFRIPPKALLGLHSYCPVHFDAFHSVLVDVSLHITLLKGGVHNSSKKSPSDFWADKVGAGGNYDKSKQVVLVKALFGARDLFLEDLHKLSRGISKTINFTNLTSKFNERNLPPKVGLGTADAEVHNLASRISLNLVEKGNGNIDLRSDFIQSLSTDELFGAFLSLGDQLLYLWNVFLQFHRANKTKILEILRDTWASDRKAEWSIWMVYSKVEMPNQYISSDVDGASQQALRRKALVLRKLNEDPAQAAATRAELHRRSIAQMRINNRSIQDMHIFGDPSRVPIIIVERVANAPRRTASGDSYFSYLDQKHTHGMQSETGVKSTKKLSGTAPRSSRSLKIVIFVHGFQGHHLDLRLVRNQWLLMDPKIEFLMSEANEEKTSGDFREMGLRLAQEVVSFVKKKMDKASRSGMLSNIKISFVGHSIGNVILRTALAEDIMEPYLRYLYTYVSISGPHLGYLYSSNSLFNSGLWLLKKLKGTQVIHQLTFSDDVELRNTFFYNLSKQKTLDKFKNIILMSSPQDGYVPYHSARMEMCQASSGDYSKKGKVFLEMLNNCLDQIRAPSSEQRVFMRCDVNFDISLQGRNLNTFIGRAAHIEFLETDSFARFIMWSFPELF is encoded by the exons ATGTATGCTGCTGTTCTGGGAAACCG TTCTACTTTGCAGGCTTCTCTGGATGTACCTGCTGCAGTTCATGAATTTCGTATCCCACCAAAAGCTCTTCTGGGATTGCATTCATATTGCCCTGTTCATTTTGATGCCTTCCATTCTGTGCTTGTCGACGTGAGTTTACACATTACCTTACTGAAAGGTGGTGTTCATAACTCCTCAAAAAAATCACCGAG TGATTTCTGGGCTGATAAGGTTGGTGCAGGTGGCAATTACGATAAATCAAAGCAG GTTGTGCTTGTCAAAGCTCTATTTGGTGCTCGTGATTTGTTTCTTGAAGATCTGCATAAACTCAGCAGGGGAATAAGTAAAACAATAAATTTTACTAACCTGACTTCCAAGTTTAATGAGAGAAATTTACCTCCAAAAGTGGGTTTGGGAACTGCAGATGCTGAAGTGCACAATCTAGCGTCAAGAATATCACTGAACCTTGTCGAG AAAGGTAATGGTAATATTGATTTGCGAAGTGACTTTATTCAGTCATTATCCACGGATGAACTATTCGGTGCTTTCCTTTCTCTTGGGGACCAGTTGTTGTATCTATGGAATGTGTTTCTACAGTTCCACAG GgctaataaaacaaaaattctgGAAATTCTCCGTGACACATGGGCGAGTGATAGAAAAGCTGAATGGTCAATATGGATGGTATACTCTAAAGTTGAGATGCCTAACCAGTATATAAGCAGTGACGTTGATGGGGCTTCACAACAAGCTCTTCGTAGGAAAGCCCTTGTTCTACGGAAGCTAAATGAAGAT CCAGCCCAGGCTGCTGCTACACGTGCAGAGCTTCATCGGCGCAGTATTGCTCAGATGAGA ATCAATAATCGCTCCATTCAAGACATGCATATATTTGGAGATCCATCACGAGTTCCAATCATAATAGTAGAACGAGTTGCGAATGCACCAAGGCGTACTGCGAGCGGAGATTCATACTTCAGCTACCTTGATCAGAAGCATACACATGGCATGCAATCTGAAACTGGTGTCAAGTCAACAAAGAAGTTATCTGGTACAGCCCCAAGAAGTAGCCGCAGTTTGAAGATCGTTATCTTTGTCCATGGCTTTCAG GGACACCATCTGGACTTGAGGCTTGTCCGAAATCAGTGGCTTTTAATGGATCCAAAAATAGAGTTTCTTATGTCAGAAGCAAATGAAGAGAAAACATCTGGAGACTTTAGAGAAATGGGACTAAGACTGGCTCAAGAAGTAGTTTCTTTTGTCAAAAAGAAAATGGATAAAGCCTCTCGATCTGGAATGTTAAGCAATATAAAGATCAGCTTTGTTGGGCATTCTATTGGAAATGTCATTTTAAGAACTGCATTAGCAG AGGACATCATGGAGCCATATTTAAGATACTTGTACACATATGTTTCTATATCTGGTCCGCATTTAGGTTATCTATATAGTTCAAACTCTTTATTCAATTCTGGGCTGTGGCTTTTGAAGAAATTGAAAGGTACTCAGGTCATTCATCAGCTCACTTTCAGTGATGATGTGGAACTGCGGAATACTTTCTTTTACAATCTATCAAAG CAAAAGACCTTAGATAAGTTCAAGAACATTATCCTGATGTCATCACCACAG GATGGTTACGTTCCATATCACTCTGCTAGGATGGAAATGTGTCAGGCATCTTCCGGAGACTATTCAAAAAAGGGAAAAGTATTTTTAGAGATGCTCAATAACTGTTTGGATCAGATTCGAGCCCCATCCTCAGAGCAGCGGGTATTCATGCGATGTGATGTCAACTTTGATATTTCATTGCAAGGCAGGAACTTAAATACCTTTATTGGAAGAGCTGCTCATATAGAATTCTTGGAGACTGATAGTTTTGCAAGGTTCATAATGTGGTCATTCCCTGAATTGTTTTGA